One part of the Streptomyces lienomycini genome encodes these proteins:
- a CDS encoding dipeptide/oligopeptide/nickel ABC transporter permease/ATP-binding protein: protein MFAPRSLAGRLARPGTRLRRLPVPSRIALGILLVVVLGAVFAPLLTQDPLATGIPAQAPGADHWFGTDRAGRDVFARVVHGARYSLVIGLGATLLALVLGSALGALAATSRKLADESVMRTLDVVMSFPPIALAAVLVAVFGPSVPVIIFTIAFVYSPSLARVVRANVLEQYGEDYVAAERVIGARRGYIVARHVAVNCAAPILVFATVMVADSIIFEASLSFIGAGVQDPDPSWGSVLAYGRQILLSGGWWATLFPGLCVLVTVLALNVLSEGMTDAAASPDRSRTGGTDADDNAGAPAPATDEAEVNAALAELATRLEAMEPAVPPLAEDAADLLVVRDLSIRFPDRYGDTRVVDGISFTVREGETLGLVGESGCGKSITSLAIMGLLARNAEAGGEILYRGRDLLKLAPKERRALMGPEIAMVYQDAMSSLNPSVLIGTQLKWLTSRGGTRTPAELLELVGLSPERTLRSYPHELSGGQRQRVLIAMALSRSPRLLIADEPTTALDVTVQAQVVELLVRLRDELGFAMVLVSHDLALVGDLAHRVAVMYAGQVAEAGDTRALLTDPAHHYSRGLLGSVVSLESGAERLHQIRGVVPAPKAFGPGCRFASRCAAASDLCATTPPPATDRDAGLDHLFACHHPASAHRPASASGSAKSLEGAR, encoded by the coding sequence ATGTTCGCTCCACGCTCCCTCGCCGGGCGTCTCGCCCGGCCCGGCACCCGCCTGCGCCGGCTGCCCGTGCCCTCCCGGATCGCCCTCGGCATCCTCCTCGTGGTGGTGCTCGGCGCGGTGTTCGCGCCGCTGCTCACCCAGGACCCGCTCGCCACCGGCATCCCCGCGCAGGCGCCGGGCGCCGACCACTGGTTCGGCACCGACCGGGCCGGGCGCGACGTGTTCGCCCGCGTCGTGCACGGTGCGCGCTACTCCCTGGTCATCGGCCTCGGCGCGACCCTGCTCGCCCTGGTCCTCGGCTCCGCCCTGGGCGCGCTGGCGGCCACCTCGCGCAAGCTCGCCGACGAGTCGGTGATGCGCACGCTCGACGTCGTGATGTCCTTCCCGCCGATCGCGCTGGCCGCCGTGCTCGTCGCGGTCTTCGGGCCCAGCGTGCCGGTCATCATCTTCACCATCGCGTTCGTCTACTCGCCCTCGCTCGCCCGCGTGGTGCGGGCCAACGTGCTGGAGCAGTACGGCGAGGACTACGTCGCCGCCGAGCGGGTCATCGGCGCCCGCCGCGGCTACATCGTGGCCCGGCACGTCGCCGTCAACTGCGCGGCGCCGATCCTGGTGTTCGCGACGGTCATGGTGGCCGACTCCATCATCTTCGAGGCGAGCCTGTCCTTCATCGGCGCCGGTGTGCAGGACCCCGACCCGAGCTGGGGCAGCGTGCTGGCCTACGGCCGGCAGATCCTGCTGTCCGGCGGCTGGTGGGCGACCCTCTTCCCCGGCCTGTGCGTACTGGTCACGGTGCTCGCGCTGAACGTGCTCTCGGAGGGCATGACCGACGCCGCCGCCTCCCCGGACCGCTCGCGCACCGGCGGCACCGACGCCGACGACAACGCCGGCGCCCCCGCTCCCGCGACGGACGAGGCCGAGGTCAACGCCGCGCTCGCCGAGCTGGCGACCCGGCTGGAGGCCATGGAGCCCGCCGTGCCGCCGCTCGCCGAGGACGCGGCCGACCTGCTGGTCGTACGGGACCTGTCCATCCGCTTCCCGGACCGGTACGGCGACACCCGCGTCGTCGACGGCATCTCGTTCACCGTCCGCGAGGGCGAGACCCTCGGCCTGGTCGGCGAGTCGGGCTGCGGCAAGTCGATCACCAGCCTCGCGATCATGGGCCTGCTGGCCCGCAACGCCGAGGCCGGGGGCGAGATCCTCTACCGGGGCCGGGACCTGCTGAAGCTGGCGCCCAAGGAGCGCCGGGCGCTGATGGGTCCGGAGATCGCGATGGTCTACCAGGACGCCATGTCGTCCCTGAACCCGTCCGTGCTGATCGGCACCCAGCTGAAGTGGCTCACCTCCCGCGGCGGCACCCGCACCCCCGCCGAGCTGCTCGAACTGGTCGGCCTCTCCCCCGAGCGCACCCTGCGCAGCTACCCGCACGAACTGTCCGGCGGGCAGCGCCAGCGGGTGCTGATCGCGATGGCCCTGTCCCGCAGCCCGCGCCTGCTCATCGCCGACGAGCCGACCACCGCCCTCGACGTCACCGTGCAGGCCCAGGTCGTCGAGCTGCTGGTCCGGCTCCGCGACGAACTCGGCTTCGCGATGGTCCTCGTCTCCCACGACCTGGCCCTGGTCGGCGACCTCGCCCACCGGGTCGCGGTCATGTACGCCGGTCAGGTCGCCGAGGCCGGTGACACCCGCGCGCTGCTGACCGACCCGGCGCACCACTACAGCCGGGGGCTGCTCGGCTCGGTGGTCTCCCTGGAGTCGGGTGCCGAGCGGCTGCACCAGATCCGCGGTGTGGTGCCGGCCCCGAAGGCGTTCGGTCCGGGCTGCCGGTTCGCGTCGCGCTGCGCCGCCGCCAGCGACCTGTGCGCCACCACCCCGCCGCCCGCCACCGACCGGGACGCCGGCCTCGACCACCTCTTCGCCTGCCACCACCCGGCGTCCGCGCACCGTCCGGCGTCCGCGAGCGGGTCGGCGAAGTCTCTGGAGGGAGCCCGATGA
- a CDS encoding oligopeptide/dipeptide ABC transporter ATP-binding protein encodes MTATEDSTMDPLVRLDRIHVRHRARSGGILRRDSVHALTDASLEVRRGEILGLVGESGCGKSTLARVVTGLQRPTEGHVYFRGQDLWTMGAAERRTGFGASVGVVFQDASTALNPRLPVRRILRDPLDVHRRGTRAEREARVEELLELVGLPGHTLDALPGQLSGGQRQRVAIARALALEPELIVADEPTSALDVSVRAQILNLLVDLRARLGLGMVFISHDVQTVRYLADRIAVLYLGRVVEEGGAAEVSGASRHPYTEALLSATPSLLERPERIVLHGPVPSATNPPSGCPFRTRCWKADDACATAFPAATEGAEGHRWHCVHPQESAAPAEAGRGN; translated from the coding sequence ATGACCGCCACCGAGGACAGCACCATGGACCCACTCGTCCGGCTCGACCGCATCCACGTACGGCACAGGGCCCGCAGCGGCGGCATCCTGCGCCGGGACTCCGTGCACGCCCTCACCGACGCCTCCCTGGAGGTCCGGCGCGGCGAGATCCTGGGTCTCGTCGGCGAGTCGGGCTGCGGCAAGTCCACGCTGGCCCGCGTGGTGACCGGGCTGCAGCGCCCCACCGAGGGACACGTGTACTTCCGTGGGCAGGACCTGTGGACGATGGGCGCCGCCGAGCGCCGTACCGGGTTCGGGGCCTCGGTCGGCGTGGTCTTCCAGGACGCCTCCACCGCCCTCAACCCGAGGCTGCCGGTGCGCCGGATCCTGCGCGACCCGCTGGACGTGCACCGGCGCGGCACGCGGGCCGAGCGGGAGGCGCGGGTGGAGGAACTCCTCGAACTGGTCGGACTGCCCGGCCACACCCTGGACGCGCTGCCGGGCCAGCTGTCCGGCGGTCAGCGCCAGCGCGTGGCCATCGCGCGCGCCCTGGCGCTTGAGCCGGAGCTGATCGTCGCGGACGAGCCCACCAGCGCCCTGGACGTGTCGGTCCGCGCCCAGATCCTCAACCTGCTGGTGGACCTGCGCGCCCGGCTCGGGCTCGGCATGGTGTTCATCTCGCACGACGTGCAGACGGTGCGCTATCTCGCGGACCGCATCGCGGTGCTGTACCTGGGCCGTGTGGTCGAGGAGGGCGGCGCCGCCGAGGTGTCCGGTGCCTCCCGCCACCCGTACACCGAGGCGCTGCTCTCCGCGACGCCGAGCCTGCTGGAGCGCCCCGAGCGGATCGTGCTGCACGGTCCGGTACCCTCGGCCACCAACCCGCCGTCCGGCTGCCCGTTCCGGACCCGCTGCTGGAAGGCGGACGACGCCTGCGCCACCGCCTTCCCGGCGGCGACGGAGGGCGCCGAGGGACATCGGTGGCACTGCGTCCATCCGCAGGAGAGCGCCGCCCCGGCGGAGGCCGGACGCGGAAACTGA
- a CDS encoding PI-PLC domain-containing protein yields the protein MNALVRRSPWVEVLAWCVAVLSLTVLAAAAVVRSTVLDAGFYDQVLEDERAYQRFYDEVLVDPGSSPFTSDLLERLPVPQSTITSNLKVVIPPETLRTMGEGQIAEMVHYLEGDRDRLRITVDLEPVVANVERLSQAYFGDAVAALQKRSEPDFQAFVQRLSELVARVVAGEAPLDELPTLPLSHGQAVAATDALMTLVPDGSRAGLRPTVRTALDRGDVASALAALAPVALTEQVRDTAEELLREARAGTWVVTVDIDPRAEALAPLNRARNVTRLFQDVVEPAAAVLCAAALALLWFSTPSPAKRRLMPLGWVPAAAASLMALTVLVLRLTLGDSLLGTPPSWPPAASGLLADIEAAAVDRLLTTAVVVAVILLAAGALLIAVGWAWQTRPSVPVLTDPRHVPALTFAVTAFALVGTMLAPVAITGSSPRICQGSAELCDARYDEIAQLASHNAMATTADRFIGPLQDPDIVGQLGAGSRVLLLDTHRWERPEEVAERLSTSDFSPAERRRLTGILERVNPPHSGLWLCHSVCGAGALELVPTLRQIGEWLRDNPTEVVTLVLQDGVDAVTTQDAFVRAGLLDLLYEPDTDPDRPWPKLKDMIDSGRRLVVFAEKADGPAPWYRNLYRYAMETPFAFRSPDEMSCLPNRGGADKRLFLLNHFVTAGGGLRLDAGVVNSRQRVLERAHTCERQRGRPVNFIAVDYATIGDALGAVEELNAERLEDDTRVPVERSPDRIRGAEEVRRRAGAPRRRTSSH from the coding sequence ATGAACGCACTGGTTCGGCGCTCGCCCTGGGTCGAGGTGCTGGCGTGGTGCGTGGCGGTGCTGAGCCTGACCGTCCTGGCCGCGGCGGCCGTCGTGCGCAGTACGGTGCTCGACGCCGGGTTCTACGACCAGGTGCTGGAGGACGAGCGGGCCTACCAGCGGTTCTACGACGAGGTGCTGGTGGACCCGGGCAGTTCGCCCTTCACCAGCGACCTGCTGGAGCGGCTGCCCGTCCCGCAGTCGACCATCACCTCCAACCTGAAGGTCGTGATTCCGCCCGAGACGCTGCGGACCATGGGCGAGGGGCAGATCGCGGAGATGGTCCACTACCTGGAGGGCGACCGCGACCGGCTGCGGATCACGGTCGACCTGGAGCCCGTCGTCGCCAACGTCGAGCGGCTCAGCCAGGCGTACTTCGGTGATGCCGTCGCCGCGCTGCAGAAGCGGTCCGAACCCGACTTCCAGGCCTTCGTGCAGCGCCTGTCCGAACTGGTGGCACGGGTGGTGGCCGGTGAGGCACCGCTGGACGAGCTGCCGACGCTGCCGCTCTCCCACGGTCAGGCCGTCGCGGCCACCGACGCGCTGATGACGCTGGTGCCGGACGGCTCGCGGGCCGGTCTCCGGCCCACCGTGCGGACGGCGCTGGACCGGGGCGACGTGGCCTCGGCCCTGGCCGCGCTCGCGCCGGTCGCCCTGACCGAACAGGTCCGGGACACCGCCGAGGAGCTGCTGCGGGAGGCGAGGGCGGGCACGTGGGTCGTGACCGTCGACATCGATCCCCGGGCCGAGGCGCTGGCGCCGCTGAACCGTGCCCGCAACGTCACGCGGCTCTTCCAGGACGTGGTGGAACCGGCGGCGGCCGTGCTGTGCGCCGCCGCGCTCGCCCTGCTGTGGTTCTCCACACCCTCACCGGCCAAGCGCCGGCTGATGCCGCTCGGCTGGGTGCCGGCCGCCGCCGCGTCGCTGATGGCGTTGACGGTGCTCGTGCTGCGGCTCACGCTGGGCGACTCGCTGTTGGGCACCCCGCCCTCGTGGCCCCCGGCGGCGTCGGGGCTGCTCGCCGACATCGAGGCCGCCGCCGTGGACCGGCTGCTCACCACGGCCGTCGTCGTCGCGGTGATCCTGCTCGCCGCGGGCGCCCTGCTGATCGCCGTGGGCTGGGCCTGGCAGACGCGGCCCAGCGTGCCGGTCCTCACCGACCCGCGACACGTCCCGGCGCTGACCTTCGCCGTCACCGCCTTCGCGCTCGTCGGGACGATGCTGGCGCCGGTGGCGATCACCGGGTCCTCCCCGCGCATCTGCCAGGGCAGCGCCGAGTTGTGCGACGCCCGCTACGACGAGATCGCCCAGCTGGCGTCGCACAACGCGATGGCCACGACGGCCGACCGGTTCATCGGCCCCCTCCAGGACCCCGACATCGTCGGCCAGCTGGGCGCGGGATCGCGGGTCCTGCTCCTCGACACGCACCGCTGGGAGCGGCCCGAGGAGGTGGCGGAGCGGCTGAGCACCTCGGACTTCTCCCCCGCCGAGCGCCGTCGGCTGACGGGGATCCTGGAGCGGGTCAACCCGCCCCACTCCGGCCTGTGGCTGTGCCACTCGGTGTGCGGCGCCGGGGCGCTCGAACTGGTGCCGACGCTGCGGCAGATCGGTGAGTGGCTGCGGGACAACCCCACGGAGGTCGTCACGCTGGTACTCCAGGACGGCGTGGACGCGGTGACGACCCAGGACGCATTCGTCCGGGCCGGGCTCTTGGACCTGCTGTACGAGCCGGACACGGACCCGGACCGCCCGTGGCCGAAGCTCAAGGACATGATCGACAGCGGCCGGCGGCTGGTCGTCTTCGCCGAGAAGGCGGACGGGCCCGCGCCCTGGTACCGGAACCTGTACCGGTACGCCATGGAGACGCCCTTCGCCTTCCGCAGCCCGGACGAGATGTCCTGCCTGCCCAACCGGGGCGGCGCGGACAAGCGGCTGTTCCTGCTCAACCACTTCGTCACGGCGGGCGGCGGACTGCGCCTCGACGCCGGGGTCGTCAACTCGCGGCAACGGGTGCTGGAGCGGGCGCACACCTGTGAGCGGCAGCGCGGCAGACCGGTCAACTTCATCGCGGTGGACTACGCGACGATCGGTGACGCGCTCGGCGCGGTGGAGGAACTGAACGCCGAGCGCCTCGAGGACGACACGCGCGTCCCGGTCGAACGGTCGCCGGACCGCATCCGGGGCGCGGAGGAGGTCCGGCGACGCGCTGGTGCTCCGCGCCGCCGGACGTCCTCGCACTGA
- a CDS encoding CARDB domain-containing protein: MRRRSLGRRTLTGAAVAGLMTVGLLPLPLATAHAATDRATAAADVNLALGRPATAGGSHGAYPAGNATDGQQATYWEGPAGTFPEWLQVDLGTARDLDRVVLKLPAGWEDRTQTLSLRGSTDGSTFRTLDASDARAFGPAQAGTVAVDLDSPAEARYVRVDITGNTGWNAAQLAELEVYGDDVDTGPPPTGTNLARNKPAEATSTTQNYVAANATDDSTSTYWEAAGNPADLTVKLGADADISGVVVKLNPDPVWSARTQSIQVLGRAQGESEFTSLRERADYAFSPGQDNAVTLPVSGRFCDVRLRFFSNTGASGGQVAEFQVLGTAAPAPDLTVTGLDWSPAAPSERDEVTVNATVRNAGTAPSQATTAEVTVEGTTSGSAAVPALDPGESAEVAVATGTHAAGSYAVAAVVDPRDTVAELDDTNNSRAATDRLVVDRAPGPDLEVRSITTNPANPAVGAEVSFTVAVHNRGTSAVEAGTVTRIQAGSTTLDGTTGQIAAGATVNVPVSGVWKATSGGVTLTATADATARVAETNENNNVLAKSLVVGRGAAVPYTEYEAEDGRYDGTLLTTDAKRTFGHTNFGTESSGRESVRLDSAGQYVEFTSTTPTNSIVVRNSIPDAPGGGGAEATISLYADGAFVQKLNLSSKHSWLYGSTDDPEGLTNRPGGDARRLFDESHALLDRTFPQGTEFRLQRDAGDSAAYYVIDLIDLEQVAPAKAKPAECTSITEYGAVPGDGLDDTDAIQRAVTDDQNGRIDCVWIPAGQWRQEQKILTDDPLDRGQYNQVGISDVTIRGAGMWHSQLHTLTPPQEAGGINHPHEGNFGFDIDDNTQISDLAVFGSGTIRGGDGNAEGGVGLNGRFGKNTKISNVWIEHANVGVWVGRDYSNIPELWGPADGLEFTGMRIRDTYADGINFSNGTRDSTVYNSSFRTTGDDSLAVWANKYVKDPSVDIGHDNHFRNNTIQLPWRANGIAVYGGHGNTVENNVVSDTMNYPGIMLATDHDPLPFSGQTLIAGNALHRTGGAFWNEDQEFGAITLFAQGQDIPGVTIRDTEILDSTYDGIQFKTGGGAMPDVRIENVRIDKSNNGSGILAMGGARGSATLTDVTITDSAKEDVRIEPGSQFRVNR, from the coding sequence ATGAGACGGAGATCCCTCGGCCGGCGAACGCTCACGGGCGCCGCCGTCGCCGGGCTGATGACGGTCGGGCTGCTGCCACTGCCCCTGGCCACCGCGCACGCGGCGACGGACCGGGCGACGGCCGCCGCCGACGTCAACCTGGCCCTCGGCCGCCCGGCCACGGCGGGCGGCTCGCACGGCGCGTACCCGGCGGGCAACGCCACCGACGGACAGCAGGCCACCTACTGGGAGGGACCGGCCGGAACCTTCCCCGAGTGGCTCCAGGTCGACCTCGGCACCGCCCGCGACCTCGACCGGGTCGTCCTCAAACTGCCCGCCGGCTGGGAGGACCGGACCCAGACCCTCTCCCTGCGGGGCAGCACCGACGGCTCCACGTTCCGCACCCTCGACGCCTCGGACGCACGGGCGTTCGGACCGGCACAGGCCGGCACCGTCGCCGTCGACCTCGACTCACCCGCCGAGGCCCGTTACGTCCGCGTCGACATCACCGGCAACACCGGCTGGAACGCCGCCCAACTGGCCGAACTGGAGGTGTACGGCGACGACGTCGACACCGGCCCGCCGCCCACCGGCACCAACCTCGCCCGCAACAAGCCCGCCGAGGCCACCTCCACCACCCAGAACTACGTCGCCGCCAACGCCACCGACGACTCCACCTCCACGTACTGGGAGGCCGCCGGCAACCCGGCCGACCTCACCGTGAAGCTCGGCGCCGACGCCGACATCAGCGGTGTCGTCGTCAAGCTCAACCCCGACCCGGTGTGGTCCGCCCGCACCCAGAGCATCCAGGTGCTCGGCCGGGCGCAGGGCGAGAGCGAGTTCACCTCGCTGCGCGAGCGCGCCGACTACGCCTTCAGCCCGGGCCAGGACAACGCGGTGACCCTCCCGGTCAGCGGCCGGTTCTGCGACGTACGGCTCCGGTTCTTCTCCAACACCGGCGCATCCGGCGGCCAGGTCGCCGAGTTCCAGGTCCTCGGCACCGCCGCACCCGCGCCCGACCTGACCGTCACCGGCCTCGACTGGTCGCCCGCCGCCCCGAGCGAGCGCGACGAGGTCACCGTGAACGCCACGGTTCGCAACGCCGGCACCGCGCCCTCCCAGGCCACCACCGCCGAGGTCACCGTGGAGGGCACCACGTCCGGCAGCGCCGCGGTCCCCGCGCTCGACCCCGGCGAGTCCGCCGAGGTCGCCGTCGCCACCGGCACCCACGCGGCCGGCAGCTACGCGGTCGCCGCGGTCGTCGACCCGAGGGACACCGTCGCCGAACTGGACGACACCAACAACAGCCGCGCCGCCACCGACCGCCTCGTCGTCGACCGGGCACCCGGACCCGACCTCGAAGTGCGCTCCATCACCACCAACCCGGCCAACCCGGCCGTCGGCGCCGAGGTCTCCTTCACCGTCGCCGTGCACAACCGCGGCACCAGCGCCGTCGAGGCGGGCACGGTGACCCGGATCCAGGCCGGCTCCACCACCCTGGACGGCACCACCGGGCAGATCGCGGCCGGCGCCACGGTGAACGTGCCGGTCAGCGGCGTCTGGAAGGCGACGAGCGGCGGGGTCACCCTCACCGCCACCGCCGACGCCACCGCCCGGGTCGCCGAGACCAACGAGAACAACAACGTGCTCGCCAAGTCCCTCGTCGTCGGACGCGGCGCCGCCGTGCCGTACACCGAGTACGAGGCGGAGGACGGCCGCTACGACGGCACCCTGCTCACCACCGACGCCAAGCGCACCTTCGGACACACCAATTTCGGCACCGAGTCCTCGGGCCGCGAGTCCGTCCGGCTCGACTCGGCCGGCCAGTACGTCGAGTTCACCTCCACCACCCCCACCAACTCCATCGTGGTGCGCAACTCCATCCCCGACGCCCCGGGCGGCGGCGGAGCCGAGGCCACCATCAGCCTCTACGCCGACGGCGCGTTCGTGCAGAAGCTCAACCTCTCGTCCAAGCACAGCTGGCTGTACGGCAGCACCGACGACCCCGAGGGCCTCACCAACCGGCCCGGCGGCGACGCCCGGCGCCTCTTCGACGAGTCCCACGCGCTCCTCGACCGGACCTTCCCGCAGGGCACCGAGTTCCGCCTCCAGCGCGACGCCGGTGACTCGGCCGCCTACTACGTCATCGACCTGATCGACCTGGAGCAGGTCGCGCCCGCGAAGGCCAAGCCCGCCGAGTGCACCTCCATCACCGAGTACGGGGCCGTCCCCGGCGACGGACTCGACGACACCGACGCCATCCAGCGCGCCGTCACCGATGACCAGAACGGCAGGATCGACTGCGTGTGGATCCCCGCCGGGCAGTGGCGCCAGGAGCAGAAGATCCTCACCGACGACCCGCTCGACCGCGGCCAGTACAACCAGGTCGGCATCAGCGACGTCACGATCCGGGGCGCCGGCATGTGGCACTCCCAGCTCCACACCCTGACCCCGCCGCAGGAGGCCGGCGGCATCAACCACCCGCACGAGGGCAACTTCGGCTTCGACATCGACGACAACACGCAGATCTCCGACCTCGCCGTCTTCGGCTCGGGCACCATCCGCGGCGGCGACGGCAACGCGGAGGGCGGCGTCGGGCTCAACGGCCGCTTCGGCAAGAACACCAAGATCAGCAACGTGTGGATCGAGCACGCCAACGTCGGCGTCTGGGTCGGCCGCGACTACTCGAACATCCCCGAGCTGTGGGGCCCCGCCGACGGCCTGGAGTTCACCGGCATGCGCATCCGGGACACCTACGCCGACGGCATCAACTTCTCCAACGGCACCCGCGACTCCACCGTCTACAACTCCTCCTTCCGCACCACCGGCGACGACTCGCTCGCGGTCTGGGCCAACAAGTACGTGAAGGACCCGTCCGTGGACATCGGCCACGACAACCACTTCCGCAACAACACGATCCAGCTGCCGTGGCGGGCCAACGGCATCGCGGTGTACGGCGGTCACGGCAACACCGTCGAGAACAACGTCGTCTCCGACACCATGAACTACCCCGGCATCATGCTCGCCACCGACCACGACCCGCTGCCCTTCTCCGGGCAGACCCTCATCGCGGGCAACGCCCTGCACCGCACGGGCGGCGCGTTCTGGAACGAGGACCAGGAGTTCGGCGCCATCACCCTCTTCGCGCAGGGCCAGGACATCCCGGGGGTGACCATCCGGGACACCGAGATCCTCGACTCGACCTACGACGGCATCCAGTTCAAGACCGGCGGTGGCGCGATGCCGGACGTGAGGATCGAGAACGTCCGCATCGACAAGTCCAACAACGGATCCGGCATCCTCGCGATGGGCGGCGCCCGGGGCAGCGCCACCCTGACCGACGTCACGATCACCGACTCGGCCAAGGAGGACGTGCGGATCGAACCCGGCTCCCAGTTCCGCGTCAACCGGTAG
- the argG gene encoding argininosuccinate synthase, with protein MSKVLTSLPTGERVGIAFSGGLDTSVAVAWMRDKGAVPCTYTADIGQYDEPDIASVPDRAKTYGAEVARLVDCREALVEEGLAALTCGAFHIRSGGRAYFNTTPLGRAVTGTLLVRAMLEDNVQIWGDGSTFKGNDIERFYRYGLLANPQLRIYKPWLDADFVTELGGRKEMSEWLVAHDLPYRDSTEKAYSTDANIWGATHEAKTLEHLDTGVETVEPIMGVRFWDPSVEIAPEDVTIGFDQGRPVTINGKEFASAVDLVMEANAVGGRHGMGMSDQIENRIIEAKSRGIYEAPGMALLHAAYERLVNAIHNEDTLAQYHTEGRRLGRLMYEGRWLDPQSLMIRESLQRWVGSAITGEVTLRLRRGEDYSILDTTGPAFSYHPDKLSMERTEDSAFGPVDRIGQLTMRNLDIADSRAKLEQYAGLGLIGTANPAIGAAQAAATGLIGAMPEGGAQAIASRGEVSADDELLDRAAMESGTD; from the coding sequence ATGTCCAAGGTCCTCACCTCCCTCCCCACCGGCGAGCGCGTCGGTATCGCCTTCTCGGGCGGCCTCGACACCTCCGTCGCGGTCGCGTGGATGCGTGACAAGGGCGCCGTCCCGTGCACGTACACCGCCGACATCGGTCAGTACGACGAGCCCGACATCGCCTCGGTGCCCGACCGTGCCAAGACGTACGGCGCCGAGGTCGCGCGCCTGGTCGACTGCCGCGAGGCGCTGGTCGAGGAGGGACTGGCCGCGCTCACCTGCGGGGCGTTCCACATCCGCTCGGGCGGCCGGGCCTACTTCAACACCACGCCGCTCGGCCGTGCCGTCACGGGCACCCTCCTCGTCCGGGCGATGCTCGAGGACAACGTCCAGATCTGGGGCGACGGCTCCACGTTCAAGGGCAACGACATCGAGCGGTTCTACCGGTACGGCCTGCTCGCCAACCCGCAGCTGCGGATCTACAAGCCGTGGCTGGACGCGGACTTCGTGACCGAACTGGGCGGCCGCAAGGAGATGTCGGAGTGGCTGGTCGCCCACGACCTGCCCTACCGGGACTCCACCGAGAAGGCGTACTCCACCGACGCCAACATCTGGGGCGCCACCCACGAGGCCAAGACCCTCGAGCACCTCGACACCGGCGTGGAGACCGTGGAGCCCATCATGGGCGTGCGGTTCTGGGACCCGTCGGTCGAGATCGCCCCCGAGGACGTGACCATCGGCTTCGACCAGGGCCGCCCGGTGACGATCAACGGCAAGGAGTTCGCCTCCGCGGTCGACCTGGTGATGGAGGCCAACGCCGTCGGCGGCCGCCACGGCATGGGCATGTCCGACCAGATCGAGAACCGGATCATCGAGGCGAAGAGCCGCGGCATCTACGAGGCGCCCGGCATGGCCCTGCTGCACGCGGCCTACGAGCGCCTGGTCAACGCCATCCACAACGAGGACACCCTCGCGCAGTACCACACCGAGGGACGGCGCCTGGGCCGGCTGATGTACGAGGGCCGCTGGCTCGACCCGCAGTCCCTGATGATCCGCGAGTCGCTGCAGCGCTGGGTCGGCTCGGCGATCACCGGGGAGGTCACCCTGCGGCTGCGGCGCGGTGAGGACTACTCGATCCTCGACACCACGGGTCCGGCGTTCAGCTACCACCCGGACAAGCTGTCCATGGAGCGCACCGAGGACTCCGCGTTCGGCCCGGTGGACCGGATCGGCCAGCTCACCATGCGCAACCTGGACATCGCCGACTCCCGCGCCAAGCTGGAGCAGTACGCCGGGCTCGGTCTGATCGGCACCGCCAACCCCGCGATCGGTGCCGCCCAGGCCGCCGCGACCGGGCTGATCGGCGCCATGCCCGAGGGCGGCGCCCAGGCCATCGCCTCCCGCGGCGAGGTCTCCGCCGACGACGAACTGCTCGACCGCGCCGCGATGGAGTCCGGCACGGACTGA